Proteins encoded within one genomic window of Brachybacterium muris:
- a CDS encoding DNA-binding protein, translated as MNPSDPPSPPRRFVPLEHIMEELSISYSQAPALVRSGQLRAIKVGGRGVWRVSLDAFEDFSAERYAETAAMVAESQT; from the coding sequence ATGAACCCCTCGGATCCACCTTCGCCACCCCGCCGCTTCGTGCCGCTCGAGCACATCATGGAGGAGCTCTCGATCTCCTACTCCCAGGCCCCCGCCCTCGTGCGCTCCGGGCAGCTGCGCGCGATCAAGGTCGGCGGCCGTGGCGTCTGGAGGGTCTCGCTGGACGCCTTCGAGGACTTCAGCGCCGAGCGCTACGCGGAGACCGCGGCGATGGTTGCCGAGAGCCAGACGTAG
- a CDS encoding MarR family transcriptional regulator: MDVASVLRELGLDLIYGAGDDLWMLRDASGGTLAFIPTDPVERLDARTVRRLGRGPTTGHARTLLIGSRATRDVTQRAAAGEIDILTENPLRLYREGVAYRAEEPTPVLSAPRRAGRPAWVRWALLRELIRGGSLPDQAELAARLGVTQQAVSRALRTLNGMGPADPAGWLDLFLEEYPGPGGKEFGWYGLEPVTQQTSTAVSLAHSLELDPVVGGDVAADHHAPWKLPTRSRIYLRGPMDLGGEGFVPAPLAEATLICCTPRDRTLWVTGRESPDGVPHLVADPVLVLWELLHSDDPDSDQAAAALRTVILEGGAQ; this comes from the coding sequence ATGGATGTCGCGAGCGTACTGCGCGAGCTGGGTCTGGACCTGATCTACGGGGCCGGGGATGACCTCTGGATGCTGCGCGATGCCTCGGGCGGCACGCTCGCGTTCATTCCCACGGACCCTGTCGAGAGGCTCGACGCCCGGACGGTGAGACGCCTCGGCAGGGGTCCCACCACAGGGCACGCCCGGACGCTGCTGATCGGCTCCAGGGCCACCCGAGACGTGACGCAGCGCGCCGCAGCTGGCGAGATCGACATCCTCACCGAGAACCCCCTGCGTCTGTACCGCGAAGGGGTCGCCTATCGCGCAGAGGAGCCGACCCCCGTCCTCTCAGCTCCCCGCCGTGCGGGTCGGCCGGCTTGGGTGAGGTGGGCGCTCTTGCGCGAGCTGATCCGCGGCGGATCGCTGCCAGACCAGGCCGAACTCGCCGCACGACTCGGAGTCACCCAACAGGCGGTCTCCCGAGCACTTCGGACGCTCAATGGCATGGGTCCAGCGGATCCCGCGGGGTGGCTGGACCTGTTCCTCGAGGAGTACCCGGGACCGGGCGGCAAGGAGTTCGGCTGGTACGGACTGGAACCCGTGACGCAGCAGACGAGCACCGCGGTGTCCCTGGCGCACAGCCTCGAGCTCGACCCGGTCGTCGGCGGCGACGTCGCCGCCGATCACCATGCCCCGTGGAAGCTCCCCACGCGAAGCCGGATCTACCTCCGCGGACCGATGGATCTCGGCGGGGAGGGCTTCGTGCCGGCTCCACTGGCTGAAGCGACGCTGATCTGCTGCACTCCGCGCGACCGGACGCTCTGGGTGACGGGTAGGGAGAGTCCCGACGGCGTGCCGCATCTCGTCGCCGATCCGGTCCTGGTCCTCTGGGAGCTGCTCCACAGCGACGATCCGGACAGCGACCAGGCAGCTGCGGCACTCCGCACGGTGATTCTCGAGGGAGGTGCGCAGTGA
- a CDS encoding HNH endonuclease has product MKGDPKRQEVLEVALSWVSLDWAASAQGKKIDGYMAVHRHDSDARELRTYFETVIEWVGGIFTAPPDKSMQGLEWRRLYETYKHQSYRSSQMTADAAELLEDPAVNSRKGIYEYLLGGKSDQTFLDVRIFDAKTKAAAYKRQTDEAKKKDVSNCPVCASGTNANRSRIYTAKEMEADHVTAWTKGGLSTLANCEMLCKSHNRTKGNK; this is encoded by the coding sequence GTGAAGGGCGACCCGAAGCGCCAGGAGGTCCTCGAGGTCGCGCTGTCGTGGGTCTCGCTCGACTGGGCCGCTTCTGCCCAGGGGAAGAAGATCGACGGGTACATGGCCGTCCACCGTCATGACTCCGATGCTCGTGAACTGCGCACGTACTTCGAGACCGTCATCGAGTGGGTCGGCGGCATCTTCACCGCTCCCCCGGACAAGTCGATGCAAGGACTCGAGTGGCGCCGGCTCTACGAGACCTACAAGCACCAGTCCTACCGCTCGAGCCAGATGACGGCCGATGCGGCAGAGCTGCTCGAGGATCCCGCGGTGAACTCCCGCAAGGGGATCTACGAGTACCTGCTCGGCGGCAAGAGCGATCAGACCTTCCTGGACGTACGGATCTTCGACGCCAAGACCAAGGCGGCCGCGTACAAGCGCCAGACCGACGAAGCGAAGAAGAAGGACGTCTCGAACTGCCCTGTGTGCGCGAGCGGCACCAACGCGAACCGCAGCAGGATCTACACCGCGAAGGAGATGGAGGCCGACCACGTGACGGCGTGGACGAAGGGTGGCCTCTCGACGCTCGCCAACTGCGAGATGCTCTGCAAGTCCCACAACCGGACCAAGGGCAACAAGTAG
- a CDS encoding DUF262 domain-containing protein — protein MKTELRHYTVAEVLEGFIFNELEGRGLFGLGGDLVIQPEYQRHYIYGDGKRDVAVIDSLLKGYPLGLIYFVDTGATSAPHLEVLDGQQRITSVGRFTTGKFAIMRDGREQTFSSLPPEEQERILQSDLLVYVCEGTEAEIKEWFQTINIANVPLTTQELRNAIYSGPFVTAAKQVFSN, from the coding sequence GTGAAGACCGAACTCCGCCACTACACCGTCGCCGAGGTTCTCGAGGGGTTCATCTTCAACGAGCTCGAGGGGCGTGGCCTCTTCGGGCTGGGCGGCGACCTCGTGATCCAGCCCGAGTACCAGCGGCACTACATCTACGGTGACGGGAAGCGGGACGTCGCAGTCATTGACTCGCTACTGAAGGGCTACCCGCTGGGCCTGATCTACTTCGTCGACACCGGAGCGACCTCCGCACCGCACCTCGAGGTGCTCGACGGCCAGCAGCGGATCACCTCGGTCGGTCGGTTCACGACGGGGAAGTTCGCCATCATGCGCGACGGCCGCGAGCAGACCTTCTCCTCGCTTCCGCCGGAGGAGCAGGAGAGGATCCTGCAGAGCGATCTGCTGGTCTACGTCTGTGAGGGCACCGAGGCGGAGATCAAGGAGTGGTTCCAGACGATCAACATCGCGAACGTGCCGCTCACGACGCAGGAGCTGCGGAACGCGATCTACTCCGGCCCTTTCGTCACGGCGGCGAAGCAGGTGTTCTCGAACTAG
- a CDS encoding adenine-specific methyltransferase EcoRI family protein, whose product MRCNRAGWLRDFVTWLIDGNTKFSIVGSNNAITYAEVFPHIRANRLWKGATANSTGMVFGVPKGSIISESDRLKAEKLGYPSDEERDYTRLGNACWFTSIDHGRRHEPLQLMSTEDNLIFNKKLIKKLDGETEYQRYANYDAIEVPFTDAIPSDYPGVMGVPITFLDRYNPDQFEIIGNSEGRLGADLGITPLGPEFVGSQGRTKLGILSTKQAVCKRILIRHRNVASEEIAS is encoded by the coding sequence GTGCGCTGTAACCGAGCAGGGTGGCTCCGAGACTTCGTCACGTGGCTTATCGATGGGAACACCAAGTTCTCCATCGTCGGTAGCAATAACGCGATCACGTATGCCGAGGTCTTCCCGCACATCAGGGCCAATAGGCTTTGGAAGGGTGCTACCGCCAACAGCACTGGCATGGTGTTCGGAGTCCCCAAGGGGTCGATTATCTCGGAGTCGGATCGCTTGAAGGCGGAGAAGCTGGGCTACCCCTCGGACGAGGAGCGGGACTACACGCGTCTTGGCAACGCCTGCTGGTTCACGAGCATCGATCACGGCCGACGACATGAGCCCCTTCAGCTCATGTCAACGGAGGACAACCTGATCTTCAACAAGAAGCTGATCAAGAAGCTTGACGGCGAAACGGAATATCAGCGCTACGCCAACTATGATGCGATCGAAGTGCCGTTCACGGACGCAATCCCCTCTGATTACCCCGGCGTGATGGGCGTACCCATCACATTCCTTGACAGGTACAATCCTGACCAGTTCGAGATCATCGGTAACAGCGAGGGGCGACTGGGCGCGGATCTCGGCATCACACCCCTCGGACCCGAGTTCGTCGGAAGCCAGGGACGGACCAAGCTTGGCATCTTGAGTACGAAGCAGGCGGTTTGCAAGCGCATCCTGATCCGTCACCGCAACGTCGCCTCCGAGGAGATCGCCTCGTGA
- a CDS encoding CPBP family intramembrane glutamic endopeptidase encodes MVLILGFILIRDAMTPTGLWEFGLVDGVVPWLRMPDDPLVLVAFGLGSMILVLATLQDRGLKELVHWGTFDLRTIGLGILGGVLAAAPILALSAGALIQERGGEVALGILPALLFMALAGNLGEEVFFRGYLQGRLEQAMPAVRAALLSAVLFAACHAFLATTVTDVGWPLLAFTLWEGLICAFLRLRWGVIPAAIAHGLAIFLLSSGL; translated from the coding sequence ATGGTGCTCATCCTCGGGTTCATCCTGATCCGCGATGCGATGACACCGACAGGATTGTGGGAGTTCGGTCTGGTGGACGGTGTCGTGCCGTGGCTGCGGATGCCCGACGACCCGCTGGTGCTGGTGGCCTTCGGTCTGGGCAGCATGATCCTGGTGCTGGCCACGCTGCAGGACCGCGGTCTCAAGGAACTCGTGCACTGGGGGACCTTCGACCTCCGTACCATCGGTCTGGGCATCCTGGGCGGGGTGCTGGCGGCGGCACCGATCCTGGCACTGTCTGCTGGTGCGCTGATCCAGGAGCGCGGAGGTGAGGTCGCCCTCGGTATCCTCCCTGCGCTGCTGTTCATGGCGCTGGCCGGGAACCTCGGTGAGGAAGTGTTCTTCCGCGGCTACCTACAGGGCCGCCTGGAGCAAGCTATGCCTGCCGTGCGGGCTGCGCTGCTGTCGGCCGTCCTCTTCGCGGCCTGCCACGCCTTCCTCGCCACCACCGTGACCGACGTGGGTTGGCCGCTGCTGGCGTTCACCCTGTGGGAAGGACTGATCTGCGCCTTCCTGCGGCTGCGCTGGGGCGTGATCCCGGCGGCGATCGCCCACGGGCTGGCGATCTTCCTGCTCAGCAGCGGGCTCTGA
- a CDS encoding DUF1846 domain-containing protein: MTDTAPAAPVPPTPPTGSGPGSTDPGGAAHPRPVGFDRQRYIELQSQHIQARRVQIGGKLYLEMGGKLFDDLHASRVLPGFTPDNKIAMLERLRDELEILICLNAKDLQRQKVRADLGIPYEDDLLRLVDVFRERGFLVEHVVLTQLEESNHVAHAFAARLERLGLKVARHGVIPGYPQDTTRIVSEQGLGANEHSETTRDLIVVTAPGPGSGKLATCLSQIYHDHRRGIRSGYAKFETFPIWDLPLEHPVNLAYEAATADLDDRNLIDPYHLAAHDTQVTSYNRDVDVFPLVRSLLTELTGTSPYASPTGMGVNMAGRGIVDDEVCRDAARQEIIRRYYKVLVDERIHDREDDVSQRVAMVMSKAGCRTEDRAVVAPALAVQEATGHPGSALELADGTIITGKTSALLGCSAAMLLNALKRLAGLDDAVHLLSPASIEPIQTLKTQHLGSRNPRLHTDEVLIALSVSAATDENARLALAQLRSLEGCDVHTTTILGSVDEGIFRQLGIHVTSEPRFQRKALYQKR, from the coding sequence GTGACTGACACCGCCCCCGCCGCCCCGGTCCCGCCCACTCCGCCGACCGGGAGCGGCCCGGGGAGCACCGACCCTGGCGGCGCGGCGCACCCGCGGCCGGTGGGCTTCGACCGGCAGCGGTACATCGAGCTGCAGTCCCAGCACATCCAGGCCCGGCGTGTGCAGATCGGCGGGAAGCTGTACCTCGAGATGGGTGGGAAGCTCTTCGACGACCTGCACGCCTCCCGCGTGCTGCCAGGCTTCACCCCGGACAACAAGATCGCCATGCTCGAACGGCTCAGGGACGAGCTGGAGATCCTGATCTGCCTGAACGCCAAGGACCTGCAGCGCCAGAAGGTGCGCGCTGACCTGGGCATCCCCTACGAGGACGATCTGCTGCGCCTGGTGGACGTGTTCCGTGAGCGCGGGTTCCTGGTGGAGCACGTGGTGCTCACCCAGCTCGAGGAGTCCAACCATGTGGCCCATGCCTTCGCCGCCCGCCTGGAGCGGCTGGGCCTCAAGGTGGCGCGCCACGGCGTGATCCCCGGATACCCGCAGGACACCACCCGGATCGTCTCCGAGCAGGGCCTGGGCGCCAACGAGCACTCCGAGACCACACGGGACCTGATCGTGGTCACCGCCCCCGGTCCCGGCTCCGGGAAGCTCGCCACCTGTCTCTCGCAGATCTACCACGACCACCGTCGCGGCATCCGCTCCGGCTACGCGAAGTTCGAGACCTTCCCGATCTGGGACCTCCCGCTGGAGCACCCGGTGAACCTCGCGTACGAGGCCGCCACCGCGGACCTGGACGACCGCAACCTCATCGATCCGTACCACCTGGCCGCCCACGACACCCAGGTCACCAGCTACAACCGTGACGTGGACGTGTTCCCCCTGGTGCGCTCCCTGCTCACCGAGCTCACCGGCACCTCCCCCTACGCCTCCCCCACCGGGATGGGGGTGAACATGGCCGGCCGCGGCATCGTCGACGATGAGGTGTGCCGTGACGCCGCCCGGCAGGAGATCATCCGCCGCTACTACAAGGTGCTGGTGGACGAGCGGATCCACGATCGCGAGGACGACGTGTCCCAGCGGGTGGCGATGGTGATGAGCAAGGCAGGCTGCCGCACCGAGGATCGCGCCGTAGTGGCTCCCGCGCTCGCCGTCCAGGAGGCCACCGGGCATCCCGGCTCCGCCCTCGAACTGGCCGATGGCACGATCATCACCGGCAAGACCTCCGCGCTGCTGGGGTGCTCCGCTGCGATGCTGCTGAACGCCCTGAAGCGCCTGGCGGGGCTCGACGATGCGGTGCACCTGCTCTCCCCCGCCTCGATCGAGCCGATCCAGACTCTGAAGACCCAGCACCTGGGATCACGCAACCCCCGCCTGCACACCGACGAGGTGCTGATCGCCCTGTCGGTCTCCGCCGCGACCGACGAGAACGCCCGCCTGGCGCTCGCGCAGCTACGCAGCCTGGAAGGCTGCGACGTGCACACCACCACCATCCTGGGGTCGGTGGACGAGGGGATCTTCCGCCAGCTGGGCATCCACGTCACCTCCGAGCCACGCTTCCAGCGCAAGGCGCTGTACCAGAAGCGTTGA
- a CDS encoding ATP-binding protein: MSVIDNDTKRKLREMGATALLDAIDAQDEAHVLGMSFQERLQLIVDEAHSIFNHGKVEGLIRRAGLRYPGADLRRLDLVEERGLNRNVIAQLATCSFIQRQQNVVFQGFTGSGKSYLGCALAKQACQHRLRAHYIRMPDLEEAWALAKDKPQGQTKFLRKYSTFSLLVIDEWLLDHPDEGMRSMLLELLERRYDTGSTVFCTQYPKKDWHARLGGAVHADAIMDRIVHNTIWIDTGDRNMREHTALPQ; this comes from the coding sequence GTGAGCGTGATCGATAACGACACGAAGCGGAAGCTGCGCGAGATGGGCGCGACCGCGCTGCTGGACGCGATCGATGCCCAGGATGAGGCTCACGTGCTGGGGATGTCGTTCCAGGAACGGCTCCAGCTGATCGTGGACGAGGCGCATTCCATCTTCAATCATGGAAAGGTCGAGGGTCTGATCCGCCGGGCGGGGCTGCGTTATCCCGGAGCGGACCTGCGGCGGCTGGATCTGGTCGAGGAACGGGGACTGAACCGGAACGTGATCGCGCAACTGGCAACCTGCTCCTTCATCCAGCGGCAACAGAACGTGGTCTTCCAGGGCTTCACCGGCTCAGGGAAGTCCTACCTCGGCTGCGCGCTGGCGAAGCAGGCCTGCCAGCACCGGCTCCGAGCCCACTACATCCGAATGCCCGACCTCGAAGAGGCCTGGGCCCTGGCAAAGGACAAGCCGCAGGGCCAGACGAAGTTCCTGCGGAAGTACTCCACGTTCTCGCTGCTGGTGATCGACGAGTGGCTGCTGGACCATCCTGACGAGGGAATGCGTTCGATGCTGCTGGAACTGCTCGAGCGCCGCTATGACACCGGCTCGACCGTGTTCTGCACCCAGTACCCGAAGAAGGACTGGCACGCCCGGCTCGGTGGAGCAGTCCACGCCGATGCGATCATGGACCGCATCGTGCACAACACAATCTGGATCGACACCGGCGACAGGAACATGCGAGAACACACCGCACTGCCCCAGTGA
- the istA gene encoding IS21 family transposase: protein MVRKIRAKLVLQLRAEGLSGRAISSSQGMSRKSVRAVFEAADAAGIGWGDIADVADEQVYARLFPGRGEHESVFAQPDWEQVHREMARVGVTLKLLHGEYFDATTAAGDPAMGYDRFCRTYQHHVMVTGAASRVGHKAGQSVEVDWSGPTMELADPVTGEVSKVFLFVACLPFSRYAFCFPALDMRQESWLRAHVAMFEALGGTVPRIVPDNLKTGVVKHPREGEIVLNDAYREMAAHYSAAVLPGRVRKPKDKASVENTVAHVATWVIAGLRDQRFTSLPELAAAIGQRMEAYNAEPFQKRPGSRASVFDAEERPLLTPLPAVPYEISTWHYGRRVGRNGHVTFARNFYSAPFAHIGAKVDLRITARTLEIYQGSQRLTSHLLLPETASNEYRTNDADLPAGERFQAWDAQRVRAWADRVGPATVIVIQRIFESVPIVEQGLDPALAVLRLSRRFSVDRVEAACALALTGRVRSPRYAHLHPILATGQDKVAALRPPREEPAEDGGYVRGADYYAGGVR from the coding sequence ATGGTACGGAAGATCAGGGCGAAGCTGGTGCTCCAGCTGCGCGCAGAAGGTCTGTCGGGGCGAGCGATTTCGTCCTCGCAGGGCATGTCCCGCAAGTCCGTGAGGGCGGTGTTCGAGGCCGCTGACGCTGCAGGGATCGGGTGGGGCGATATCGCGGACGTCGCCGATGAGCAGGTGTATGCCCGGTTGTTCCCGGGCCGGGGCGAGCACGAGAGCGTGTTCGCACAGCCGGACTGGGAACAGGTCCATCGAGAGATGGCCAGGGTCGGCGTGACGCTGAAGCTGTTGCACGGCGAGTACTTCGACGCGACCACGGCGGCTGGGGATCCGGCGATGGGGTATGACCGGTTTTGCCGCACCTACCAGCACCACGTCATGGTCACCGGTGCCGCTTCGAGAGTCGGTCACAAGGCCGGCCAGAGCGTGGAGGTCGACTGGTCCGGCCCCACGATGGAGCTGGCCGATCCGGTCACCGGCGAGGTCTCGAAGGTGTTCTTGTTCGTTGCCTGCCTGCCTTTTTCTCGTTACGCGTTCTGCTTCCCGGCGCTGGATATGCGCCAGGAGTCCTGGCTGCGAGCGCACGTAGCGATGTTCGAGGCGCTGGGCGGGACGGTCCCGAGGATCGTTCCGGACAACCTCAAGACCGGTGTGGTGAAGCACCCCCGCGAGGGCGAGATCGTCCTGAACGATGCGTATCGCGAGATGGCAGCGCATTACTCGGCGGCGGTGCTCCCGGGGAGGGTGCGGAAACCGAAAGACAAGGCGAGCGTGGAGAACACCGTCGCGCACGTCGCGACCTGGGTCATCGCCGGGCTGCGGGATCAGCGATTCACGTCCCTGCCCGAACTTGCAGCCGCCATCGGGCAGCGGATGGAGGCCTATAACGCGGAGCCGTTCCAGAAGCGGCCCGGATCCCGCGCCAGCGTGTTCGACGCGGAGGAGCGGCCGCTGCTGACGCCGCTGCCGGCGGTGCCCTACGAGATCTCGACATGGCACTACGGACGACGAGTGGGCAGGAACGGGCACGTCACGTTCGCGCGGAACTTCTACTCCGCGCCGTTCGCGCACATCGGCGCGAAGGTCGATCTGCGCATCACGGCCCGGACGCTGGAGATCTATCAGGGCAGCCAGCGACTGACCAGTCACCTGCTGCTCCCGGAGACCGCGAGCAATGAGTACCGCACCAACGACGCGGACCTACCTGCGGGCGAGCGTTTCCAGGCCTGGGACGCGCAGAGGGTGCGGGCGTGGGCAGATCGGGTCGGGCCGGCCACGGTGATCGTGATCCAGCGGATCTTCGAGTCCGTGCCGATCGTGGAACAGGGCCTGGATCCCGCGTTGGCGGTGCTACGGCTCTCTCGCCGCTTCTCCGTAGATCGGGTCGAGGCGGCCTGCGCACTCGCGCTGACGGGACGGGTCCGTTCACCGCGCTATGCGCATCTGCACCCGATCTTGGCCACCGGGCAGGACAAGGTCGCCGCCCTGCGTCCACCCCGCGAGGAACCCGCGGAAGACGGCGGATACGTCCGTGGCGCCGACTACTACGCCGGAGGTGTCCGGTGA
- a CDS encoding acyltransferase family protein, whose translation MSTRALSRAEQVDAATPATRNRVVDFLRAAAITVVVLGHWTIMAVHPDGGLQPHGVLDAARWTHPLTWVFQVMPIFFLVGGYSNALSWRSARRRGEGYASWLRTRLRRLGIPLLPLLLTWLVICVVALAAGAPADTMRLASQMALIPTWFLASYLLVIVIAPPCLVLWERFGWYSIIGGIVIAGLVDALSIATQQPLLGYPNYVLVWASFHQFGYAWLDGKLAGAGRRLALAAVGAVGLLLLVGPGPYPVSMITAGSDAISNSNPTRVTMAFLGMMQAGLVLLAERPLTALLRRPRIWLVTVMVNRRIMTWFLWHLTAMVGLAHLLLALDAKSLNIRLAGVR comes from the coding sequence ATGAGCACCCGGGCCCTCAGCCGCGCCGAGCAGGTCGACGCCGCTACCCCAGCCACCCGCAACCGGGTGGTGGACTTCCTGCGGGCGGCCGCGATCACCGTGGTGGTGCTGGGGCACTGGACGATCATGGCGGTGCATCCCGACGGCGGGCTGCAGCCCCACGGCGTGCTCGATGCGGCCCGCTGGACCCATCCGCTGACCTGGGTGTTCCAGGTGATGCCGATCTTCTTCCTGGTGGGCGGCTACTCCAATGCCCTGTCCTGGCGCTCCGCGCGTCGTCGCGGTGAGGGGTACGCATCCTGGCTGCGCACCCGCCTGCGGCGCCTGGGCATCCCCCTGCTGCCGCTGCTGCTGACCTGGCTGGTGATCTGCGTCGTGGCGCTCGCTGCCGGTGCACCGGCGGACACGATGCGGCTGGCCTCCCAGATGGCGCTGATCCCCACCTGGTTCCTGGCCTCCTACCTGCTGGTGATCGTGATCGCCCCGCCGTGCCTGGTGCTGTGGGAGAGGTTCGGCTGGTACTCGATCATCGGCGGCATCGTGATTGCCGGACTGGTGGATGCGCTCAGCATCGCAACCCAGCAGCCGCTGCTGGGCTACCCCAACTACGTGCTGGTGTGGGCCAGCTTCCACCAGTTCGGCTACGCCTGGCTGGACGGAAAGCTCGCCGGGGCCGGCCGACGGTTGGCCCTGGCAGCCGTGGGCGCGGTGGGCCTGCTGCTGCTGGTGGGTCCTGGGCCCTATCCGGTCTCGATGATCACCGCCGGCAGTGACGCGATCAGCAACTCCAACCCCACCCGGGTCACCATGGCGTTCCTGGGCATGATGCAGGCCGGACTGGTGCTGCTCGCGGAGAGGCCGCTCACCGCGCTGCTGCGCCGTCCCCGGATCTGGCTGGTGACCGTGATGGTGAACCGACGCATCATGACCTGGTTCCTGTGGCACCTCACCGCCATGGTGGGCCTCGCACACCTCCTGCTCGCCCTGGATGCGAAGTCACTGAATATTCGCCTCGCTGGGGTCCGCTGA
- a CDS encoding 2'-5' RNA ligase family protein, producing MELRVAEDLDRIRDHWWWRPGWREGRRMHTFHLTMEQAPAVREFASRAREVLGGFASLDVVPDRGLHLTMTGIGFEDEVTQQQLADVGKRVFDHWERLAAQGPAPTIRFTSVLVAHESVMLIAEPAPWLEELARIQRAAVDEVIGEQDWGRFWPHLSLSYVNADDDPGPIAHALVPLADASPAAIEAAPTLTLMRLGRDEHEYRWDVLRQEGVGRR from the coding sequence ATGGAGCTGAGAGTTGCCGAGGACCTCGACCGCATCCGGGACCACTGGTGGTGGCGGCCGGGCTGGCGCGAGGGCCGGCGTATGCACACCTTCCATCTCACGATGGAACAGGCCCCCGCCGTGCGGGAGTTCGCGAGCCGGGCACGGGAGGTCCTCGGAGGATTCGCGTCCTTGGACGTCGTGCCGGACCGGGGACTGCACCTGACCATGACCGGCATCGGCTTCGAGGACGAGGTCACCCAGCAGCAGCTCGCCGACGTGGGGAAGCGCGTGTTCGACCACTGGGAGCGGCTGGCGGCCCAGGGCCCGGCACCGACCATCCGCTTCACCTCGGTTCTCGTGGCCCACGAGTCGGTGATGCTCATCGCCGAGCCCGCCCCGTGGCTCGAGGAGCTCGCCCGGATCCAACGCGCCGCCGTGGACGAGGTGATCGGGGAGCAGGACTGGGGCCGCTTCTGGCCGCACCTGTCCCTGTCCTACGTGAACGCCGATGACGATCCCGGACCGATCGCTCACGCCCTCGTACCCCTGGCCGATGCCTCCCCTGCAGCCATCGAGGCCGCGCCCACCCTGACCCTGATGCGCCTGGGCCGCGATGAGCACGAGTACCGCTGGGACGTACTGAGGCAGGAAGGCGTCGGCCGGCGATGA
- a CDS encoding DUF3253 domain-containing protein, translating into MTSREDIERTTIDILGARDAHSSICPSEVARELESEHWRELMDPVREVAASLATAGTIEVTQGGTVVDIATARGPVRLRRGSAWAGSPERPDPDPAS; encoded by the coding sequence ATGACCAGCCGCGAAGACATCGAGCGCACCACCATCGATATTCTGGGAGCACGCGACGCTCACTCCAGCATCTGCCCGTCGGAGGTCGCCCGAGAGCTCGAATCCGAGCATTGGCGAGAGCTGATGGATCCGGTGCGTGAGGTGGCCGCGTCGCTGGCGACAGCCGGCACCATCGAGGTCACCCAGGGTGGCACCGTCGTCGACATCGCCACTGCGCGGGGGCCAGTACGACTGCGACGGGGATCCGCCTGGGCCGGGTCTCCCGAGCGACCGGACCCCGATCCCGCCTCCTGA
- a CDS encoding alpha/beta fold hydrolase, with the protein MSSEAVVLVHGTRTSHSQWDRQMPALRAAGYTVVAPDLPGHGTRRGEPFTLDAAITAITDAIALGATLTGSDDGAAECRVHLVGSSVGGMLAIHAAAARPAALASLTVCGGTVQPTPRTARLYGRLLELVDSLPGGADGSSRLFELLLGPDGTRAYLRGGRAPAEVAMPSFDAVASLDLRADLARIEVAVTFLHGRFDQMRVHERSFVASTRKGRLVVLPYGTHMVNLNMPERFNADLLRVLARASAPPTLGS; encoded by the coding sequence ATGAGCTCCGAGGCAGTGGTGCTGGTGCACGGCACACGCACCTCCCACAGCCAGTGGGACCGTCAGATGCCGGCCCTGCGTGCCGCCGGGTACACCGTGGTGGCGCCGGATCTTCCGGGACACGGGACGCGGCGCGGGGAGCCCTTCACCCTCGATGCAGCCATCACCGCCATCACGGACGCGATCGCGCTCGGCGCCACCTTGACCGGCTCCGATGACGGGGCTGCGGAATGCCGGGTGCACCTGGTCGGATCCTCCGTGGGCGGGATGCTCGCGATCCATGCCGCCGCTGCGCGACCTGCGGCGCTCGCCTCCCTCACCGTGTGCGGCGGGACCGTGCAGCCCACCCCTCGGACCGCACGCCTCTACGGACGGCTCCTCGAACTGGTGGACAGCCTCCCCGGTGGGGCCGACGGCAGCTCCCGACTGTTCGAGCTTCTGCTGGGCCCCGACGGCACCCGGGCCTACCTGCGGGGAGGACGAGCGCCCGCCGAGGTGGCGATGCCGTCATTCGATGCGGTCGCCTCACTGGACCTGCGTGCAGACCTGGCCCGTATCGAGGTGGCAGTGACGTTCCTGCACGGCCGCTTCGACCAGATGAGGGTGCACGAGAGGAGCTTCGTCGCCTCCACACGCAAGGGGCGGCTGGTCGTTCTGCCCTACGGCACCCACATGGTGAACCTCAACATGCCCGAGCGCTTCAACGCCGACCTGCTGCGGGTGCTGGCCCGGGCCTCCGCACCACCTACCCTGGGATCATGA